A genome region from Natronosalvus rutilus includes the following:
- a CDS encoding glycosyltransferase family 4 protein → MNVSHYFEFEEHVTGGIRESVAHQRKMLDRLDVTYTTEPRLDVDVFHCNLMGPQSVWYARRARSRGVPVVANTHVTAEDFGDSFRFTNALAKLLRPYLERAYGLADALVCPSAYNQDLIESYADVPTTVISNGVDVEKLEGFESLEETYRERYDLEPPVVFLVGHVIKRKGLETFVETARRLPDVDFVWFGPIDRSLKGRETLRLVDDAPSNCTFTGYVEDIRGAFAAGDVFFFPTHEENEGIALLEAMAAGKPVVVRDIETFSWLEDGEDCLKVDADGTEGFETAIERLRDPDVRQRLGDNAASRSEAFSLSEVAGRYETLYAEVT, encoded by the coding sequence GTGAATGTCTCCCACTATTTCGAGTTCGAAGAGCACGTCACCGGCGGCATCCGGGAGTCGGTCGCCCATCAACGCAAAATGCTGGACCGACTGGACGTCACGTACACGACCGAACCCCGCCTCGACGTCGACGTGTTTCACTGCAACCTCATGGGGCCGCAGTCGGTCTGGTACGCCCGGCGCGCTCGTTCGAGGGGGGTTCCGGTCGTCGCCAATACGCACGTCACCGCTGAGGACTTCGGCGACAGCTTCCGGTTCACCAATGCGCTGGCGAAGCTGCTACGGCCGTACCTCGAGCGAGCCTATGGCCTGGCCGACGCGCTCGTCTGTCCCTCGGCGTACAACCAGGACCTGATCGAATCGTACGCCGACGTACCGACGACCGTCATCTCCAACGGCGTCGACGTCGAGAAACTCGAGGGATTCGAGTCGCTCGAGGAGACCTACCGGGAACGCTACGACCTCGAGCCCCCCGTCGTCTTCCTCGTGGGTCACGTCATCAAGCGCAAGGGGCTGGAGACGTTCGTCGAGACGGCTCGGCGGCTTCCGGACGTCGACTTCGTCTGGTTCGGCCCGATCGATCGCTCGCTGAAGGGGCGGGAGACGCTCCGTCTCGTCGACGATGCCCCATCGAATTGTACGTTCACCGGCTACGTCGAGGACATTCGCGGCGCGTTCGCGGCGGGCGACGTCTTCTTCTTCCCGACCCACGAGGAGAACGAGGGCATCGCCCTGCTTGAGGCGATGGCGGCCGGCAAGCCCGTCGTCGTCCGCGACATCGAGACGTTCTCCTGGCTCGAGGATGGCGAGGACTGCCTCAAAGTCGACGCGGACGGCACCGAGGGGTTCGAAACGGCGATCGAACGGCTTCGCGATCCCGACGTTCGCCAGCGGTTGGGCGACAACGCTGCGAGCCGAAGTGAGGCGTTCTCGCTCTCGGAGGTCGCCGGTCGCTACGAGACCCTGTACGCGGAGGTGACCTGA
- a CDS encoding lysylphosphatidylglycerol synthase transmembrane domain-containing protein: MAPGSRRALLLGAFGALAVFVVLFVVVGAEYVVDALLAADPAFVAATIVLGLAWLASWSLMLRTVLETLGVGVTVGKAFLVYAGAVFANNVTPFGQAGGEPFSALLISRSTGAKYETGLAGIATVDVSNVAPSVLLALVGVGYYATTATVGPRLENALTGAIALVAVLGLVLALGWAVRERIEAHVPATIAKVAGRFGGGRLNPVTLEREIARRVARFFANLRQVGTSRRQLAFIVGLSLLGWLFQAAALLTAFAAVGYSVHVSVVLFAIPLANLAGAAPLPGGLGGIEAAFVLLLVPTTAVPLPEITAAVLIFRGAVYWLPVLIGGSSTAAMGIWTVA, encoded by the coding sequence ATGGCACCTGGGAGTCGGCGGGCCTTGCTTCTCGGCGCGTTCGGCGCGCTCGCGGTGTTCGTCGTCCTGTTCGTCGTCGTCGGCGCCGAGTACGTCGTTGACGCGCTGCTGGCGGCCGACCCGGCGTTCGTCGCGGCGACGATCGTCCTCGGCCTCGCCTGGCTCGCGTCCTGGAGTCTCATGCTCCGAACCGTGCTCGAGACACTGGGCGTCGGCGTCACCGTCGGGAAGGCGTTCCTGGTCTACGCGGGAGCCGTCTTCGCGAACAACGTGACGCCGTTCGGACAGGCCGGCGGGGAACCCTTCTCCGCGCTGCTCATCTCCAGGAGCACGGGTGCGAAGTACGAGACCGGCCTCGCCGGCATCGCCACCGTCGACGTCTCCAACGTCGCCCCGTCCGTCCTCCTGGCGCTCGTGGGCGTCGGCTACTACGCGACGACCGCCACGGTCGGTCCGCGACTCGAAAACGCACTGACGGGTGCGATCGCGCTCGTCGCTGTCCTCGGCCTGGTACTCGCGCTCGGGTGGGCCGTTCGAGAGCGTATCGAGGCACACGTGCCGGCGACCATCGCGAAGGTAGCCGGTCGATTCGGCGGCGGGCGACTCAATCCGGTCACGCTCGAGCGCGAGATCGCGAGGCGGGTGGCGCGTTTCTTCGCCAACCTGCGCCAGGTCGGGACGAGTCGCCGACAGCTCGCGTTCATCGTCGGCCTCTCGCTTCTCGGCTGGCTCTTCCAGGCGGCGGCTCTCCTCACCGCGTTCGCGGCCGTCGGGTACAGCGTCCACGTCTCCGTCGTTCTCTTCGCGATTCCGCTGGCGAATCTTGCCGGCGCCGCGCCGCTCCCGGGTGGACTCGGGGGTATCGAAGCGGCGTTCGTCCTCCTGCTCGTCCCGACGACCGCCGTTCCACTTCCCGAGATCACCGCCGCCGTCCTCATCTTCCGTGGAGCCGTCTACTGGCTCCCGGTACTCATCGGGGGGAGTTCGACGGCCGCGATGGGAATCTGGACGGTCGCCTGA
- a CDS encoding phosphatase PAP2 family protein, which translates to MALLTVVFVTGLIVATGLVTTCAFSTSLEQFRHAIADFDRRLVEIAPYLGVAALFFLAKQATNDLSLRISRALGWDITDSLYELEGLFVADLQAAVPESLIAFFSAMYMFGFPYLLVVPLVLYFVHTSSRHLKGVLTAYVLNYAVGAILYTLFIAYGPRNRVPHHVSGLMYEIYPETQTLTAAVSSNTDVFPSLHTSFAVVVALFAWRTRKTYPLWFYVSSITATAVVLSTMVLGIHWLTDVVAGLVLGLWSVVVATRVVETFEGETDAPSSLEDGEESVASELGD; encoded by the coding sequence ATGGCCCTCCTCACCGTCGTCTTCGTCACTGGATTGATCGTCGCAACCGGTCTCGTCACGACCTGTGCGTTCAGCACGAGTCTCGAGCAGTTCCGTCACGCCATCGCCGACTTCGACCGACGGCTCGTCGAAATCGCGCCGTACCTCGGCGTGGCGGCGCTCTTTTTCCTGGCGAAACAGGCGACGAACGACCTCAGTCTCCGTATCTCGCGCGCGCTCGGCTGGGACATCACCGACTCGCTGTACGAACTCGAGGGGCTGTTCGTCGCCGACCTGCAGGCAGCGGTTCCCGAGTCGCTCATCGCCTTCTTCTCGGCGATGTACATGTTCGGATTCCCGTACCTGCTCGTCGTCCCGCTCGTGCTGTACTTCGTGCACACCTCGAGCCGGCACCTCAAGGGAGTCCTCACCGCCTACGTCCTCAACTACGCCGTCGGGGCGATTCTGTACACGCTCTTTATCGCCTACGGCCCTCGAAATCGAGTGCCACATCACGTCTCCGGGTTGATGTACGAAATCTACCCGGAGACGCAGACGTTGACGGCCGCCGTGTCCTCCAACACCGACGTCTTCCCGTCTCTCCACACGTCCTTTGCGGTCGTCGTCGCGCTCTTCGCCTGGCGAACCCGGAAGACGTACCCATTGTGGTTTTACGTGTCCTCGATCACGGCCACGGCGGTCGTCCTGTCGACGATGGTGCTCGGCATCCACTGGCTCACGGACGTCGTCGCTGGCCTCGTCCTCGGACTCTGGAGCGTCGTCGTGGCGACGCGCGTCGTCGAGACGTTCGAGGGCGAAACGGACGCACCGTCGTCGCTCGAGGACGGCGAGGAGAGCGTCGCCTCCGAACTCGGCGACTGA
- a CDS encoding O-methyltransferase has protein sequence MVDVLADEIARFVRATGPEPDETLVEMDEYAAAEGFPHVGPEVGGFLRLIARLADAERIFEFGSGYGYSAYWFAEALPDDGEIVLTEVDADELELAKSYLERGGYDGLASYELGDALETIEDYDGPFDVALIDHQKHRYAEAFEAIRPKLSIGGVIVADNAMRAGIIQFEKLLEVVEGGDPDDVNEHTQGIATYLETVRDDPDFETVVLPLGEGIAVSYRVR, from the coding sequence ATGGTTGATGTTCTTGCAGACGAAATCGCCCGGTTCGTCCGGGCGACCGGCCCGGAACCGGACGAGACGCTCGTCGAGATGGACGAGTACGCGGCCGCCGAGGGCTTCCCCCACGTCGGTCCCGAAGTCGGCGGCTTCCTCCGCCTGATCGCTCGACTCGCCGACGCCGAGCGCATCTTCGAGTTCGGCTCCGGCTACGGCTACTCCGCGTACTGGTTCGCCGAGGCGCTCCCCGACGACGGCGAAATCGTCCTCACCGAGGTCGACGCAGACGAACTCGAGCTGGCGAAGTCCTACCTCGAGCGCGGCGGCTACGACGGCCTCGCCAGCTACGAACTCGGCGACGCGCTCGAGACGATCGAGGACTACGACGGACCGTTCGACGTCGCGTTGATCGACCACCAGAAACACCGCTACGCCGAGGCGTTCGAGGCCATCAGGCCGAAGCTCTCCATCGGTGGCGTGATCGTCGCGGACAACGCGATGCGAGCGGGGATCATTCAGTTCGAGAAACTCCTCGAGGTCGTCGAGGGTGGCGATCCGGACGACGTCAATGAACACACTCAGGGCATTGCGACCTACCTCGAGACGGTTCGTGACGATCCGGACTTCGAAACCGTGGTGCTTCCGCTGGGGGAGGGAATCGCGGTGAGCTATCGGGTTCGATAG
- a CDS encoding 2,5-diamino-6-(ribosylamino)-4(3H)-pyrimidinone 5'-phosphate reductase: MHVVVNAAMSADGKLSSRRREQVRISGEADFDRMDALRAASDAVVVGVGTVLADDPHLTVKDDERRQRRLDAGKSPSPARVVVDSRGRTPTDSAVLDDAAETYVCVTEDAPTENVDALAERATVVPAGTGRVDLREAFAALESAGLESIMVEGGGELIFSLVEADLVDELRVFVGPRLIGGRDAPTVADGEGYVADFPELELEAVERLDGGVVLSWRIESDAAV, encoded by the coding sequence ATGCACGTCGTCGTCAACGCCGCGATGAGCGCCGACGGGAAACTCTCCTCGAGGCGACGGGAACAGGTCCGCATCAGCGGCGAGGCGGACTTCGACCGGATGGACGCGCTCCGGGCGGCGAGCGACGCCGTCGTGGTCGGCGTCGGGACGGTGCTGGCCGACGACCCGCACCTGACCGTCAAGGACGACGAACGGCGGCAGCGACGGCTCGACGCTGGTAAGTCGCCGTCGCCCGCCCGCGTGGTCGTCGACTCCCGTGGGCGAACGCCGACCGACTCGGCCGTACTCGACGACGCCGCCGAGACCTACGTCTGCGTGACCGAGGACGCACCCACCGAGAACGTCGATGCCCTCGCCGAGCGCGCGACGGTCGTACCCGCGGGAACGGGCCGCGTCGACCTCCGCGAAGCATTCGCCGCCCTCGAGTCGGCCGGTCTCGAGTCCATCATGGTCGAGGGCGGCGGCGAACTCATCTTCTCGCTGGTCGAAGCCGACCTGGTCGACGAGTTGCGGGTGTTCGTCGGTCCGCGACTCATCGGCGGAAGAGACGCCCCGACGGTGGCAGACGGCGAGGGCTACGTCGCGGACTTTCCGGAACTCGAACTCGAGGCCGTCGAACGGCTCGACGGGGGCGTCGTCCTGTCCTGGCGAATCGAATCGGACGCGGCTGTGTGA
- a CDS encoding PAS domain S-box protein, with product MGYFSRGITYIGGQRFIFSLGGVYLAGAIGCALITVGGIRSFDELFTNCVLLGASGIVLISGAYRLPRTDLRPDLYADIASWCVRGIGAMLSIVLFSALTGGVNDLIAGFVVLPALASIAGLGLGYKDARAKTRALDAEDRQRELEQANRKLERANRDLKRYETIVETVNDGIYLVDEDGYFTLVNSAYCEMVGYDREELLGSHGSLVVDEETVETAYDYQEQMVVDEEQEEETLKFEADVHTADGETVRAEASFAIIRDDGDYERVGVVRDVTERNEREQQLTEQNERLDRFAGMLAHELRNPVSIGQIYSRQLPTETKPEVKEYITEAFDRIEDIIDAMLVITRGSDALSEPTPVSVLETAQETWNEVDAPEARMETAANQMIEADSTYLRHLFRNLFENAVKHGGADVTITVGDLPTGFFVADDGVGIPPADRDEIFNEGYTTASTEAGMGLGLTFVKELADVYGWTCSVTKSDTGGARFEFENVTMTQTATD from the coding sequence ATGGGGTATTTCTCACGGGGAATCACCTACATCGGAGGCCAGCGTTTCATCTTCAGTCTCGGAGGTGTCTACCTCGCAGGTGCTATCGGATGCGCACTCATCACTGTTGGTGGCATCCGATCGTTCGACGAACTCTTCACCAATTGCGTGCTACTTGGTGCAAGTGGGATTGTTCTCATATCTGGTGCCTATCGTCTCCCACGAACCGACCTCCGCCCCGACCTCTACGCAGACATCGCCAGTTGGTGTGTCCGGGGCATCGGCGCCATGCTCAGTATCGTTCTGTTTAGCGCATTGACGGGGGGCGTCAACGACCTCATTGCTGGCTTCGTCGTGCTCCCGGCGCTCGCCAGCATTGCTGGGCTTGGACTAGGGTATAAGGATGCACGGGCCAAAACCCGTGCGTTAGACGCTGAAGACCGCCAGCGTGAACTCGAACAGGCAAACCGCAAACTCGAACGGGCGAACCGCGACCTCAAACGCTACGAAACGATCGTCGAGACCGTCAACGATGGCATCTATCTCGTGGACGAAGACGGCTACTTCACACTGGTCAACAGCGCCTACTGCGAGATGGTCGGCTACGACCGCGAGGAACTGCTCGGCAGCCATGGCTCGCTCGTCGTGGACGAAGAGACGGTCGAAACGGCGTACGACTATCAAGAACAGATGGTCGTTGATGAGGAGCAAGAGGAGGAGACGCTCAAGTTCGAGGCAGACGTTCACACCGCAGACGGGGAAACCGTTCGGGCGGAAGCCTCATTTGCCATCATTCGGGACGATGGCGACTATGAGCGAGTCGGCGTTGTACGCGACGTAACCGAGCGTAACGAACGCGAACAGCAACTCACCGAACAGAACGAACGACTGGACAGGTTCGCGGGAATGTTGGCCCACGAACTCCGGAACCCCGTTAGCATCGGCCAGATCTACAGTCGACAACTCCCGACAGAAACGAAACCAGAGGTGAAGGAGTACATCACCGAAGCGTTCGACCGCATCGAAGACATTATCGACGCCATGTTGGTTATCACGCGGGGGAGCGACGCGCTGTCTGAACCAACGCCAGTCTCAGTACTGGAAACGGCACAGGAAACGTGGAACGAGGTGGACGCCCCCGAAGCGAGAATGGAGACGGCGGCAAACCAGATGATAGAAGCTGATAGCACGTATCTCCGCCATCTCTTTCGGAATCTGTTTGAGAATGCGGTCAAACATGGCGGGGCGGACGTTACAATCACAGTCGGTGACCTTCCCACCGGGTTTTTCGTTGCCGACGATGGGGTCGGAATCCCTCCAGCCGACCGCGATGAGATTTTCAACGAGGGATATACGACGGCAAGCACGGAAGCCGGGATGGGATTGGGGTTGACGTTCGTCAAAGAGTTAGCAGACGTGTACGGTTGGACGTGTTCGGTGACGAAGAGCGATACTGGTGGGGCTCGGTTCGAATTCGAGAACGTGACGATGACTCAAACTGCCACCGACTAA
- a CDS encoding Single-stranded DNA binding protein, with protein sequence MDIDTHAEDLASDLGVDKEEVKADLQNLLEYSVPLEEATQSLRRKYGDGSSGGSSGTPSARDVGDITPDDGSVTVTGVVLSAGERSIRYQGSDHVIVEGELADETGVIDFTAWEDFGLSPGDTITAGNAGVREWDGEPELNLGESTSLSFLEEPLEIPYEVGGDANLADLRTGDRAKTIEVAVLECEERTINGRDGETEILSGVFGDESGRLPFTNWDPVPEIEEGASIRIENAYIREFRGVPEVNVSEFSTVTALETDVDVGSDAPRLPIGEAVATGGVYDVELVGNLLAVRDGSGLIQRCPECNRVVQKGQCRTHGNVDGVDDLRVKAILDDGTGAVTVVLDDELTEEVYGGDLEDAKDEAREAMDQEAVADTIRENVVGTEYRVRGHLSVDEYGANLDASTFEESDDDPVERAKTLLDGRDRGTEVDA encoded by the coding sequence ATGGATATCGATACCCATGCCGAGGATCTCGCCTCCGATCTCGGTGTTGACAAAGAGGAGGTCAAAGCAGACCTGCAGAACCTACTCGAGTACAGCGTCCCGCTCGAGGAGGCCACCCAGAGCCTCCGTCGAAAGTACGGCGACGGCTCGAGTGGCGGCTCGAGCGGCACGCCTTCGGCCAGAGACGTCGGGGATATCACGCCCGACGACGGCTCCGTGACGGTCACCGGGGTCGTCCTGAGCGCGGGCGAACGGTCGATCCGTTACCAGGGCTCGGACCACGTCATCGTCGAGGGCGAGCTCGCCGACGAAACCGGTGTGATCGACTTCACCGCCTGGGAGGACTTCGGCCTCTCGCCGGGCGACACGATCACCGCGGGCAACGCCGGCGTCCGCGAGTGGGACGGCGAACCCGAACTCAACCTCGGGGAGAGCACCTCGCTGTCGTTCCTCGAGGAGCCCCTGGAAATCCCCTACGAGGTCGGCGGCGACGCCAATCTCGCCGACCTTCGGACGGGCGACCGCGCGAAGACGATCGAGGTCGCCGTCCTCGAGTGCGAGGAGCGCACGATCAACGGTCGAGACGGCGAAACCGAGATCCTCAGCGGGGTCTTCGGTGACGAGAGTGGCCGACTACCGTTCACGAACTGGGACCCGGTTCCAGAAATCGAGGAGGGCGCCTCGATTCGCATCGAGAACGCCTACATCCGCGAGTTCCGCGGCGTGCCCGAAGTGAACGTCTCGGAATTCTCGACGGTGACGGCGCTCGAGACGGACGTCGACGTCGGTTCCGACGCACCCAGACTCCCCATCGGAGAGGCCGTCGCGACCGGAGGCGTCTACGACGTGGAACTCGTCGGGAACCTGCTGGCCGTCCGCGACGGCTCCGGGCTGATCCAGCGCTGTCCCGAGTGCAATCGCGTGGTCCAGAAGGGGCAGTGTCGGACCCACGGCAACGTCGACGGCGTCGACGACCTCCGGGTGAAGGCGATCCTGGACGACGGCACCGGCGCCGTGACGGTGGTCCTGGACGACGAACTCACCGAAGAGGTTTACGGCGGCGACCTCGAGGACGCGAAGGACGAGGCCCGCGAGGCGATGGACCAGGAGGCCGTCGCGGACACCATCCGGGAGAACGTCGTCGGCACGGAGTACCGCGTTCGCGGTCACCTCTCGGTCGACGAGTACGGTGCGAACCTGGACGCCAGCACATTCGAGGAGAGCGACGACGACCCGGTCGAGCGGGCGAAAACGCTACTCGACGGTCGTGACCGCGGGACGGAGGTGGACGCATGA
- a CDS encoding metallophosphoesterase has translation MVRLEPVPDEPAAVAELDDERALVVADYHAGYEVGLRYERGVDVPSRAAERRTRLCSLLERTAANRLIVLGDLMHAIGDPGGAERGELEVLFESLPDGVSVTLVRGNHDGAIEGWLGAGYDEPGGLENHDGDDSGSVEGKLGGTPLRITDGTGVRIDGLGCCHGHTWPDRSVLEADIVCLGHEHPTVRLEDDVGGARVERVWLRGRLDPAPFRGRDGEAYDGLPWLEGDADPPEVVVVPAFNDLAGGTWTNRENQSFLAPFLPKALASTESYLLDGTRLGPYQRV, from the coding sequence ATGGTCCGCCTCGAGCCCGTACCCGACGAACCGGCGGCCGTCGCGGAGCTGGACGACGAGCGCGCGCTCGTGGTCGCGGACTACCACGCCGGCTACGAGGTCGGGTTGCGCTACGAGCGCGGCGTCGACGTCCCCAGTCGAGCGGCCGAGCGTCGAACCCGACTATGCTCGCTGCTCGAGCGAACCGCCGCGAATCGGCTGATCGTCCTCGGCGACCTGATGCACGCCATCGGCGACCCAGGCGGCGCGGAGCGAGGCGAACTCGAGGTGCTGTTCGAGTCGCTTCCCGACGGCGTCTCGGTGACGCTGGTCCGGGGCAACCACGACGGAGCCATCGAGGGGTGGCTGGGGGCGGGGTACGACGAACCTGGCGGCCTCGAGAACCACGACGGCGACGACAGCGGCTCCGTCGAGGGCAAACTGGGCGGTACACCCCTTCGGATCACGGACGGCACCGGCGTCCGTATCGATGGTCTCGGCTGCTGTCACGGTCACACCTGGCCCGACCGATCGGTGCTCGAGGCCGACATCGTCTGCCTCGGCCACGAACACCCCACCGTCCGACTCGAGGACGACGTCGGCGGCGCCCGCGTCGAGCGCGTCTGGCTTCGCGGACGCCTCGACCCCGCTCCGTTTCGTGGACGCGACGGCGAGGCCTACGACGGACTGCCGTGGCTCGAGGGCGACGCAGACCCGCCCGAGGTCGTGGTCGTGCCGGCGTTCAACGACCTGGCGGGCGGGACGTGGACCAACCGCGAGAACCAGTCGTTTCTCGCACCGTTTTTGCCGAAGGCCCTCGCCTCGACGGAGTCGTACCTGCTCGACGGCACTCGACTCGGGCCCTACCAGCGCGTGTGA
- a CDS encoding tRNA-dihydrouridine synthase: protein MSSHPLSSSLSPPLALASLSGQSDAEWALAAAEWAGCAFLGGIALDAPSREAARELVARDRTEFLPDDPVAFVDDQLATLEDEPIQAGINVRSASADAIPPVARVCRERDALLEINAHCRQPELCTVGCGQTLLRDADRLGEYVATAADDGATVGVKVRAEVPGVDLPTLCRSLEAAGASFVHVDAMDSESVIADVTDACDLYVIANNGVRDESTVHEYLAYGADAVSVGRPSDNPTVLERVQRALESEESEA, encoded by the coding sequence ATGTCATCGCACCCGCTCTCCTCATCGCTCTCCCCGCCACTCGCACTGGCCAGTCTCTCGGGACAATCTGACGCCGAGTGGGCGCTCGCAGCCGCCGAGTGGGCCGGCTGTGCGTTCCTCGGCGGTATCGCGCTCGACGCCCCGTCCCGCGAGGCCGCCCGCGAACTCGTCGCCCGCGACCGGACCGAATTCCTGCCCGACGACCCGGTCGCATTCGTCGACGATCAACTCGCCACCCTCGAGGACGAGCCAATCCAGGCCGGAATCAACGTCAGGAGCGCGAGCGCCGACGCCATCCCTCCCGTCGCTCGCGTCTGCCGGGAGCGAGACGCGTTGCTCGAGATTAACGCTCACTGCCGCCAGCCCGAACTCTGTACGGTCGGCTGTGGTCAAACGCTCCTGCGAGATGCGGACCGACTCGGCGAGTACGTCGCCACCGCCGCCGACGACGGCGCGACCGTCGGCGTCAAGGTCCGCGCCGAGGTCCCGGGCGTCGACCTGCCGACGCTGTGTCGCTCGCTCGAGGCCGCCGGCGCGTCGTTCGTCCACGTCGACGCGATGGACTCCGAATCCGTCATCGCGGATGTCACCGACGCCTGCGATCTGTACGTAATCGCCAACAACGGTGTCCGCGACGAGTCGACGGTTCACGAATACCTCGCCTACGGCGCCGACGCGGTCAGCGTCGGCCGGCCTAGCGACAATCCGACCGTCCTCGAGCGGGTACAGCGGGCGCTCGAGAGTGAGGAGAGCGAGGCCTGA
- the cofD gene encoding 2-phospho-L-lactate transferase: MVTFLSGGTGTPKLLDGAGAAFSPDEITVVANTGDDIELGGLFVSPDVDTLLFQGGGVLDRERWWGIRGDTHRTHSALSDIAAAADLPDGPQYLETSRQTEGRDIARWRRFSGIAEFMTIGDRDRAVHLTRTSLLDQGHTLSEATNVLADGFGLTIDVLPMSDDAVASLIHTEDGLMHFQEYWVAHRGEPTITNVEFRGSSTAEPAPGVLEALSDVVVIGPSNPVTSIGPMLALPGVARALMETPVVAVSPFLGDEAFSGPAADLMEAVGATPNTAGLATAYPFADAFVIDRDDPTEFDRPTIQTDIRIDSPEDAGRVIQAIDEALSILA; encoded by the coding sequence ATGGTTACGTTCCTCTCCGGGGGTACCGGCACGCCGAAGCTGTTAGACGGGGCCGGAGCGGCGTTCTCGCCGGACGAGATTACCGTCGTCGCCAACACCGGCGACGACATCGAACTCGGCGGTCTCTTCGTCTCTCCCGACGTCGATACGCTTCTCTTCCAAGGCGGCGGCGTCCTCGACCGCGAACGTTGGTGGGGGATCAGGGGCGACACGCATCGCACGCACTCCGCACTTTCCGACATCGCCGCGGCGGCCGACCTCCCCGACGGTCCGCAGTATCTCGAGACCTCGAGACAGACCGAGGGTCGCGACATCGCCCGGTGGCGTCGGTTCTCGGGCATCGCAGAGTTCATGACGATCGGCGACCGCGACCGAGCAGTTCACCTCACGCGGACCAGCCTCCTCGACCAGGGGCACACGCTCTCGGAGGCCACCAACGTCCTCGCCGACGGATTCGGGCTGACGATCGACGTCCTGCCGATGAGCGACGACGCCGTCGCGAGCCTGATCCACACCGAGGACGGCCTGATGCACTTCCAGGAGTACTGGGTCGCCCATCGCGGGGAACCGACGATCACGAACGTCGAGTTCCGCGGCTCGTCGACCGCCGAACCGGCGCCGGGGGTGCTCGAGGCGCTCTCCGACGTCGTCGTGATCGGGCCGTCTAACCCGGTGACGAGCATCGGACCGATGCTCGCGCTGCCCGGCGTCGCGAGGGCGCTGATGGAGACGCCCGTCGTCGCCGTCTCGCCGTTCCTGGGTGACGAGGCGTTCTCGGGTCCGGCGGCCGACCTGATGGAGGCCGTCGGCGCGACGCCGAACACGGCTGGCCTGGCGACGGCGTACCCCTTCGCCGACGCGTTCGTCATCGACAGGGATGACCCGACCGAGTTCGACCGGCCGACGATTCAGACCGACATCCGGATCGACTCACCGGAGGACGCCGGCCGCGTGATCCAGGCCATCGACGAGGCGCTCTCGATCCTCGCCTGA
- a CDS encoding STAS domain-containing protein, producing MDLEASEVDLENQYANRRLARMLSFDSVEQLRSEISSIEYADPQDAERFEEQLKRTGRVDAFETQLLGNNGETIDVLVSGTVDDGEFIAYVTDISERKRLERKTAEQAEAILEQSTPIVEIWDCITLATVVGTLDTSRAQRLTEELLTELTENGAEIALIDITGVPNVDTATAQHLTDTVNAVSLLGSEVIITGINPDIAQTLVQLGITMDDIRTRSTLSEGLELGLHLTQNIDIVTNASQSQ from the coding sequence ATGGACCTCGAAGCGTCCGAGGTCGACCTGGAGAATCAGTACGCCAATCGGCGGCTCGCCAGAATGCTTTCTTTCGATTCAGTCGAACAGCTTCGCTCGGAGATTTCGTCCATCGAATACGCGGATCCACAGGACGCCGAGCGATTCGAAGAACAGCTCAAGCGAACGGGTCGCGTGGACGCGTTCGAAACGCAACTTCTCGGCAACAACGGCGAGACGATAGACGTGCTCGTCTCTGGAACCGTCGACGACGGGGAGTTCATCGCCTACGTCACCGACATTTCCGAACGGAAACGACTCGAGCGGAAGACGGCCGAACAGGCCGAAGCGATTCTCGAACAGTCGACGCCGATCGTCGAGATCTGGGATTGCATCACGCTCGCAACCGTGGTCGGAACGCTGGATACGTCCCGCGCACAGCGGCTCACCGAAGAGTTGCTCACCGAACTCACGGAGAACGGAGCGGAGATCGCGCTGATCGACATCACCGGCGTTCCGAACGTCGACACAGCGACGGCACAGCACCTCACCGATACGGTGAACGCCGTGTCGCTGCTGGGGAGCGAGGTCATCATCACCGGAATCAATCCCGACATCGCCCAGACGCTGGTCCAGCTCGGGATCACGATGGACGACATCCGAACCAGGTCCACGTTGAGCGAGGGGCTGGAACTCGGATTGCACCTCACCCAGAACATCGACATCGTGACGAATGCGTCCCAATCCCAGTAA